A part of Olleya sp. Bg11-27 genomic DNA contains:
- a CDS encoding rhodanese-like domain-containing protein, producing the protein MKKITIVLSLILAVVFSCSEQAVGEIKTVSPEEMQTLLQLDNVQLVDVRTAKEHEAGYIAMSQNIDFMSPTFDKDIQTLDKEKPVMLYCQKGGRSAKCAEKMIDLGFKKIYDMKGGFSKWEHEGLPYRKK; encoded by the coding sequence ATGAAAAAAATAACAATAGTTTTAAGCCTTATACTTGCAGTCGTTTTTAGTTGCAGCGAACAGGCGGTAGGTGAGATTAAAACAGTATCTCCAGAAGAGATGCAAACATTATTACAATTGGATAATGTGCAATTAGTGGATGTAAGAACAGCTAAAGAGCATGAGGCTGGTTACATCGCAATGTCACAAAATATAGATTTTATGTCGCCAACATTTGATAAAGATATTCAAACGTTGGACAAAGAAAAACCAGTGATGTTATATTGTCAAAAAGGTGGTAGAAGTGCTAAGTGCGCAGAAAAAATGATTGATCTAGGTTTTAAAAAGATTTATGACATGAAAGGCGGCTTTTCCAAATGGGAGCATGAAGGACTGCCTTACCGAAAAAAGTAA
- a CDS encoding AraC family transcriptional regulator, which produces MFSTTIFKDISCLRMEEAKLLILEEKFTIAVAAYHVGCKHHQHFTVAFKKIYGYVPSHLICDRKGF; this is translated from the coding sequence ATATTTTCTACTACCATTTTTAAAGATATATCCTGTTTAAGAATGGAAGAAGCTAAACTGCTTATTTTAGAAGAAAAATTTACTATAGCTGTAGCAGCCTATCATGTGGGTTGTAAGCACCATCAGCATTTTACAGTGGCGTTTAAAAAAATTTATGGTTATGTGCCTAGTCACTTAATTTGTGATAGAAAGGGGTTTTAA
- a CDS encoding anthranilate synthase component I family protein, with product MKTFSLYTHYKKILADTITPVSIYLKIRDKYPNSILLESSDYHANDNSFSYICFNPIASIKVDDTSITQTFPDGSEMKNKVRNVTEMIHKFTKRFKVKSDKDFKFINNGIFGYTAYDAVKHFEDVKISKKPNSLDIPDVYYAVYQNIIAINHFKNEAYIFAHCFETENNIDEVLQLISSKNFASYTFKTDSEIESNLTDDEYKAQVELAKQHCARGDVFQLVLSKKFSQAFKGDEFNVYRALRSVNPSPYLFYFDYGDFKIFGSSPEAQLVVNNGQAEIHPIAGTFKRTGNDEEDQILAKKLAQDAKENAEHVMLVDLARNDLSRHGSDVKVVTYREAQFFSHVIHLVSKVTGKVHDNTPTMQVVADTFPAGTLSGAPKHKAMQLIEKYEKTSRGFYGGAIGFMDFDGNYNHAIMIRTFMSKNHKLHWQAGAGLVSKSNPESELQEVYNKLGALTTAIQLAEDI from the coding sequence ATGAAAACATTCAGTTTATACACACATTACAAAAAGATCCTAGCGGACACCATTACGCCTGTAAGTATCTACTTAAAAATTAGAGATAAATATCCTAATAGTATTTTATTAGAAAGTAGCGATTACCATGCTAATGATAATAGTTTTTCTTACATCTGTTTTAACCCTATTGCGTCTATCAAAGTCGATGACACTTCAATTACCCAGACATTTCCTGATGGTAGTGAAATGAAAAACAAGGTGCGTAATGTTACCGAAATGATTCATAAGTTTACCAAACGTTTTAAGGTTAAATCTGACAAAGACTTCAAATTTATAAACAACGGAATTTTTGGGTACACAGCTTATGATGCTGTAAAACATTTTGAAGATGTTAAAATTTCTAAAAAACCAAATTCATTAGACATTCCTGATGTCTATTATGCAGTATATCAAAACATCATTGCTATAAATCACTTTAAAAACGAAGCTTATATTTTTGCACATTGTTTTGAAACCGAAAATAATATCGATGAAGTACTACAATTAATAAGCTCGAAAAATTTTGCATCTTATACATTTAAAACGGACTCTGAAATAGAATCAAATTTAACGGACGACGAATATAAAGCGCAAGTGGAACTAGCTAAACAACATTGTGCTAGAGGTGACGTGTTTCAATTAGTATTATCCAAAAAGTTCTCGCAAGCCTTTAAAGGTGACGAGTTTAATGTCTATCGAGCTTTACGAAGCGTTAACCCCTCCCCTTATCTTTTCTATTTTGATTATGGCGATTTCAAAATTTTTGGTAGCTCTCCAGAAGCGCAACTAGTTGTTAATAACGGTCAAGCCGAAATCCATCCCATAGCAGGAACATTTAAAAGAACAGGAAACGACGAAGAAGATCAAATATTAGCTAAAAAGTTAGCACAAGATGCTAAAGAAAACGCAGAACATGTCATGTTAGTCGATTTGGCAAGAAACGATTTAAGCAGACATGGTAGCGATGTAAAAGTAGTCACTTACAGAGAGGCTCAGTTTTTCTCTCACGTGATACACTTAGTTAGTAAAGTTACAGGAAAGGTACATGACAATACACCGACTATGCAAGTGGTCGCAGACACCTTCCCGGCCGGAACATTAAGCGGGGCACCAAAACATAAGGCCATGCAACTAATAGAAAAATACGAAAAAACAAGTCGTGGATTTTATGGTGGCGCTATTGGTTTTATGGACTTTGACGGAAATTATAATCACGCCATAATGATTAGAACATTTATGAGTAAAAACCACAAATTACATTGGCAAGCAGGGGCTGGATTAGTTTCAAAATCAAATCCTGAAAGCGAGCTACAAGAAGTATACAACAAACTTGGAGCATTAACGACTGCAATACAGTTAGCTGAAGACATTTAA
- a CDS encoding rhodanese-like domain-containing protein: MADLLQSDWVAQLEKDDNAVILDVRTDGEVAEGKIPNTIHIDIYKGQGFIYAVEELDKTKNFYVYCRSGGRSAQACAIMNQLGFENTYNLVGGFNEWNGAVE; encoded by the coding sequence ATGGCAGATTTATTACAATCAGATTGGGTAGCCCAATTGGAAAAAGATGATAACGCAGTTATACTGGATGTTAGAACAGATGGAGAGGTAGCAGAAGGAAAAATACCAAATACAATACATATTGATATATATAAAGGACAAGGTTTTATATATGCTGTGGAAGAATTAGATAAAACTAAAAACTTTTATGTGTATTGCAGATCAGGAGGAAGAAGTGCACAAGCCTGTGCAATAATGAATCAATTAGGTTTTGAAAACACATATAACCTTGTAGGAGGTTTTAATGAGTGGAATGGAGCAGTTGAGTAA
- a CDS encoding anthranilate synthase component II: MKVLVIDNYDSFTYNLVHYLEDLNCEVIVKRNDKLTLEEVDAFDKIVLSPGPGIPEEAGLLKAIIKMYAPTKSILGVCLGQQAIGEVFGGSLVNLEDVYHGVATNVNIVVDDEVLFNDMDKTIEVGRYHSWVVNPNLPDALEATSFDENGQVMSLRHRVYDVRGVQYHPESVLTPNGKQILKNWVNS, encoded by the coding sequence ATGAAAGTATTAGTAATAGATAACTACGATAGTTTTACCTACAACTTAGTTCACTATTTAGAAGATTTAAATTGTGAAGTTATTGTAAAACGAAACGACAAATTAACACTTGAAGAAGTGGATGCTTTTGATAAAATAGTATTATCTCCGGGACCAGGAATCCCTGAAGAAGCAGGCTTATTAAAAGCGATTATAAAAATGTACGCCCCAACTAAAAGTATTTTAGGGGTTTGTTTAGGCCAACAAGCTATTGGAGAAGTTTTTGGTGGCTCTTTAGTTAATTTAGAAGATGTTTATCACGGTGTTGCAACTAATGTAAATATTGTGGTAGATGACGAGGTTTTATTTAACGACATGGATAAAACGATAGAAGTAGGACGTTATCATTCTTGGGTGGTTAATCCTAATTTACCTGATGCTCTAGAGGCCACATCCTTTGACGAAAATGGACAAGTCATGTCCTTAAGACATCGCGTTTATGATGTTAGAGGCGTGCAATATCATCCAGAAAGCGTCTTAACACCTAACGGAAAGCAAATATTAAAAAACTGGGTTAATAGTTAA
- a CDS encoding glycosyl hydrolase family 8: protein MMKNTKIFSVLCLSILFWTTSLSAQQLTQQVETMSFGGAYAGQITTPFNGGAFYGNGDNASATINLQNTPGLFNVAIVGASSSNSLAQIDLYVGGAKVSTYSFNGTALQTVQKELVINSTAIELRLSTDPGNNDTLLDRISFSYLGTPPPPRTAPVIPSQSAYESGDYRNVFVEAGKDPNEVADKLEAMWNQFFVNGNPNSESLLYNVGNDMAYILDTGNNDIRSEGQSYAMMISVQLKKEAVFKKLWKWAKTYSQWAPGTDREGLFSWQVERTGDFNKKDDNSAPDGEEYYVTALFFADALWGSQEYPGPFNPVNDIFDYKGQANYILDNMLNKPLANSGGCPTNLVDLDEKQIVFGICGQSATFTDPSYHLAAFYDIWAANADNNRQLWADMADVSRRELLPNAAHPVTGLMPDYSTFQGVPTGSQPDFQYDAWRNIMNMSFDFNWFQKDGAILKPLINRQIDFFIGQGGAYGDRFNVNGTQLGGDHSPGLVATNAVAALAMEDSKIWAFVDELYDTATPTGRFRYYNGLLYMMSYMHLAGEFKILTSGSIVTNPDPDPQDCNGTPLPSAAISKTNETVAGANDGAITFTFPDVNGRSTIEFSNDGGVTYSLNINDNSGTATFNNLADGIYSVWTRWGDNSCPIDLGNVTIEAGGTVIIDGQTPFVTHNIPGTIEAENYDNGGQGVAYNDNDASNNGGQGRQNEGVDLENTTDLGGGTNLAWTVNGEWIEYTVANVVEGNYNITFRVASITGNSKSIEASIGAHNLGTVNVPNTNGWQSWQSVSLNNVALSGGTNQVLRININGGAFNINWVKFEAILGNDGGDQEGDPCSVIEAEDNTQNYYQLNNNNGVIDNIGYSHWMKFDNVNISGGKFTYRYSKGNNENGYMKVRIDNNNDGSNIAEVYPSSTGTWNNYQESTVNIKGSGMHTVYLYFHNTSKNIQLDWIKFGDNCSPKSNEQVKLSTVIENDFTVYPNPSSGDVNIKFNNAQDRSVTIYNTLGSVVYRNDLILDSAIKVNNLKNGVYFIQTNTSGSTQTKKLVVR from the coding sequence ATGATGAAAAATACTAAAATTTTTAGCGTACTCTGTTTAAGTATTTTGTTTTGGACTACTTCTTTGTCTGCACAACAACTTACTCAACAAGTAGAAACGATGTCTTTTGGAGGGGCTTATGCAGGACAAATAACAACACCTTTTAACGGAGGTGCCTTTTATGGAAATGGTGATAATGCATCTGCCACTATAAATTTGCAAAATACACCAGGTCTTTTTAACGTAGCTATTGTTGGTGCTTCTAGCTCAAACAGTTTAGCTCAAATAGATTTGTATGTTGGAGGCGCAAAAGTATCAACATATAGTTTTAATGGTACAGCGTTACAAACGGTACAAAAAGAGCTTGTTATTAATTCAACAGCTATAGAATTAAGATTATCAACAGATCCAGGAAATAATGATACTCTCCTAGATCGCATATCTTTTTCTTATTTAGGAACACCACCACCACCAAGAACAGCACCTGTTATTCCATCTCAATCTGCTTATGAATCGGGTGATTATAGAAATGTATTTGTTGAGGCTGGTAAAGATCCAAACGAAGTAGCGGATAAATTAGAAGCTATGTGGAATCAATTTTTTGTGAATGGAAATCCTAATAGTGAAAGTTTACTTTACAATGTAGGAAATGACATGGCATATATTTTAGATACCGGTAATAATGATATACGTTCTGAAGGGCAATCTTACGCAATGATGATAAGTGTTCAGCTAAAGAAGGAGGCTGTATTTAAAAAATTATGGAAATGGGCAAAAACTTATAGTCAATGGGCTCCGGGAACCGATCGTGAAGGTTTATTCTCTTGGCAAGTAGAGAGAACTGGTGATTTTAACAAAAAAGATGATAATTCTGCTCCAGATGGAGAAGAGTATTATGTAACAGCATTGTTTTTTGCGGATGCTTTATGGGGAAGTCAAGAGTATCCTGGACCATTTAACCCAGTAAACGATATTTTTGATTATAAAGGGCAAGCAAATTATATATTAGATAATATGTTGAACAAGCCTTTAGCAAATTCAGGTGGTTGTCCTACGAATTTGGTTGATTTAGACGAGAAGCAAATTGTTTTTGGTATTTGTGGTCAATCTGCAACATTTACAGATCCATCTTATCATTTGGCCGCTTTTTACGATATATGGGCCGCTAATGCAGATAATAATAGACAATTGTGGGCAGATATGGCCGATGTAAGTAGAAGAGAATTATTACCTAATGCAGCGCATCCAGTTACAGGTTTAATGCCAGATTATTCAACTTTTCAAGGTGTACCAACAGGAAGTCAGCCAGATTTTCAATATGATGCTTGGAGAAATATAATGAATATGAGTTTTGACTTTAATTGGTTTCAAAAAGATGGAGCAATATTAAAGCCTTTAATTAATAGACAAATAGATTTCTTCATAGGACAAGGTGGAGCATATGGTGATCGTTTTAATGTTAATGGTACACAATTAGGAGGTGACCATTCACCAGGCTTAGTTGCAACTAATGCGGTTGCAGCATTGGCTATGGAAGATTCAAAAATATGGGCTTTTGTAGATGAATTATATGATACTGCAACTCCTACAGGAAGATTTCGATATTATAATGGTTTACTTTACATGATGAGTTATATGCACCTTGCAGGTGAATTTAAGATATTAACTTCTGGAAGCATAGTAACTAATCCAGATCCGGATCCACAAGATTGTAATGGAACTCCTTTGCCTTCAGCAGCTATTAGTAAAACAAATGAAACAGTTGCAGGGGCTAACGATGGGGCTATAACGTTCACTTTTCCTGATGTTAATGGTAGATCAACGATAGAGTTTAGTAATGATGGAGGTGTTACGTATTCTTTAAATATAAATGATAATTCTGGAACAGCAACGTTTAACAATTTGGCAGATGGTATTTACAGTGTATGGACACGATGGGGAGATAACTCTTGCCCAATAGATTTGGGAAATGTAACCATTGAAGCTGGTGGTACGGTTATTATAGATGGTCAAACCCCTTTTGTAACACACAACATTCCCGGAACGATAGAAGCAGAAAATTATGATAATGGAGGACAAGGTGTGGCTTACAACGATAATGACGCAAGTAATAATGGAGGTCAAGGTAGACAAAATGAAGGTGTAGATCTAGAAAACACCACAGATTTAGGCGGTGGTACAAATCTAGCTTGGACGGTAAATGGTGAGTGGATTGAGTATACGGTTGCTAATGTAGTTGAAGGAAATTACAATATAACTTTTAGAGTAGCAAGTATCACTGGTAACTCAAAATCTATTGAAGCATCAATAGGTGCTCATAATTTAGGAACAGTAAATGTGCCAAACACGAATGGGTGGCAGTCATGGCAATCAGTCTCATTAAACAATGTTGCTTTAAGTGGTGGTACTAATCAGGTGTTAAGGATTAATATTAATGGAGGGGCTTTTAATATCAACTGGGTTAAATTTGAGGCTATTTTAGGAAATGACGGTGGTGATCAAGAAGGTGATCCATGTAGCGTTATTGAAGCAGAAGATAATACTCAAAATTATTATCAATTAAATAATAATAATGGTGTAATAGATAATATTGGTTACTCGCATTGGATGAAATTTGATAATGTAAACATTTCGGGTGGTAAATTTACCTATAGATATTCTAAAGGAAATAACGAAAATGGATATATGAAAGTCAGAATTGATAACAATAACGATGGAAGTAATATTGCAGAAGTATATCCAAGTAGTACTGGGACATGGAATAATTATCAAGAGAGTACTGTAAATATAAAGGGATCAGGTATGCATACCGTTTACCTATACTTTCATAATACATCAAAAAACATACAGTTAGATTGGATAAAATTTGGTGATAATTGTTCGCCAAAATCAAATGAACAAGTTAAGTTGTCTACCGTCATAGAAAATGACTTTACCGTGTATCCAAACCCAAGTTCTGGTGATGTAAACATTAAGTTTAATAATGCTCAAGATAGATCTGTAACAATTTATAATACTCTTGGGAGTGTTGTATATCGTAACGACTTAATTCTGGACAGCGCTATAAAAGTAAATAACTTAAAAAATGGTGTTTATTTTATTCAAACAAATACAAGTGGATCTACTCAAACTAAAAAATTAGTTGTTAGATAG